One Faecalicatena sp. Marseille-Q4148 DNA window includes the following coding sequences:
- a CDS encoding D-2-hydroxyacid dehydrogenase, whose protein sequence is MKIVFLDAKSIGEDIDLSGYKALGEVIKYDFSSPEEVPDRVRDADVIILNKVTINEKTIGTARHLKLVCVTATGTNNLDKDYLDSRGIAWRNVAGYSTESVAQHTFAMLFYLLEKLSYYDTYVKQERYVNDKMFTHFAEHFHELHSMTWGIIGLGNIGRRVSEIASAFGATVIYTSPSGAPAQEGYAQVPLDTLLTQSDIISVHAPLTDFTEGLIDADAFSKMKPNCIFLNLGRGPIVCEEALAEALKNNKIAAAGLDVLAAEPMSPDSPLLPIKDSRRLLITPHIAWASVEARQRLMQIILKQIQDFFS, encoded by the coding sequence ATGAAAATTGTATTTTTGGATGCAAAATCCATCGGCGAAGATATTGACCTGTCCGGATACAAAGCACTTGGTGAAGTAATAAAATATGACTTTTCTTCTCCGGAAGAAGTCCCGGACCGTGTCAGAGATGCAGATGTTATCATTCTGAATAAAGTTACGATCAATGAAAAGACGATCGGAACTGCCAGACATCTGAAACTTGTCTGTGTCACCGCTACAGGAACAAATAATCTTGACAAAGACTATCTCGACTCCCGCGGCATTGCATGGCGCAATGTGGCCGGCTATTCTACGGAAAGTGTTGCACAGCACACATTTGCAATGCTGTTCTACCTTCTGGAGAAATTAAGCTATTACGACACTTATGTAAAACAGGAGCGATATGTCAATGACAAGATGTTTACGCATTTTGCCGAACATTTTCACGAACTCCATTCTATGACATGGGGAATCATCGGACTTGGCAATATCGGACGAAGAGTCAGTGAGATTGCCAGCGCTTTCGGAGCAACTGTCATCTATACTTCTCCTTCCGGCGCACCGGCACAGGAAGGATACGCACAAGTACCGCTTGACACACTCCTAACTCAGTCCGACATCATTTCTGTCCATGCACCTCTGACAGATTTTACAGAAGGACTGATCGATGCGGATGCCTTTTCTAAAATGAAGCCAAACTGCATCTTCCTGAATCTTGGAAGAGGTCCGATTGTTTGCGAAGAAGCACTTGCAGAGGCGCTGAAAAACAATAAAATAGCTGCCGCAGGATTGGATGTGCTTGCCGCCGAGCCAATGAGCCCGGACAGCCCGCTCCTTCCAATCAAGGACAGCAGACGGCTTTTGATTACGCCGCACATCGCCTGGGCAAGCGTGGAAGCCCGCCAAAGGCTGATGCAGATTATTTTGAAACAGATTCAGGACTTTTTTTCCTAA
- the clpX gene encoding ATP-dependent Clp protease ATP-binding subunit ClpX, which yields MSDNVYTDEIEEVTTESTEGNSSDQKETKEYEKFCALCHRPESVAGKMIELPTKMYVCQDCMQKGFDMMNKGGFDYSQLMNMPGVQILNMSDFENMMPKQQQIKKKQPDEKREPVFDIHNIPAPHKIKAQLDEYVVGQEYAKKAISVAVYNHYKRVALDPTDEIEIEKSNMLMIGPTGSGKTYLVKTLARLLDVPLAITDATSLTEAGYIGDDIESVVSKLLAAADNDVDRAEQGIIFIDEIDKIAKKRNTSQRDVSGESVQQGMLKLLEGAEVEVPVGANSKNAMVPLTTINTKNILFICGGAFPDLEQIIKERLTKKSSIGFIADLKDKYDNEKDLISKVEVEDLRSFGMIPEFLGRLPIVFTLKGLDEDMLVKILREPKNAILKQYQKLLELDEVKLTFEDEALHAIAQKAMKKDTGARALRAIIEEFMLDIMYEIPKDDSIGEVTITKAYIEGTGGPIITLRGQDRLTCH from the coding sequence ATGTCAGATAATGTATATACAGATGAAATAGAGGAAGTCACGACAGAGAGTACGGAGGGGAATTCTTCAGATCAGAAGGAGACAAAGGAGTACGAGAAGTTTTGTGCACTTTGCCACCGTCCGGAAAGTGTGGCAGGAAAGATGATTGAACTGCCAACGAAGATGTATGTCTGCCAGGACTGTATGCAAAAAGGGTTTGACATGATGAATAAGGGCGGATTTGATTACAGCCAGTTAATGAATATGCCTGGCGTACAGATCCTGAATATGTCTGATTTTGAAAATATGATGCCGAAGCAACAGCAGATAAAGAAAAAACAGCCGGATGAGAAGCGGGAACCTGTATTTGATATTCACAATATTCCGGCTCCGCATAAGATCAAAGCACAGCTTGATGAGTATGTAGTTGGACAGGAATATGCAAAGAAAGCGATTTCTGTTGCAGTATATAACCATTATAAGCGTGTAGCGTTGGACCCGACAGATGAGATCGAGATTGAGAAATCTAATATGTTGATGATCGGACCGACAGGAAGCGGTAAAACATACCTTGTAAAGACACTCGCAAGACTTCTGGATGTTCCGCTTGCAATTACGGATGCCACTTCACTTACAGAAGCAGGATATATCGGCGATGATATTGAAAGTGTAGTATCGAAGTTATTGGCAGCTGCGGACAATGATGTGGATCGTGCAGAACAGGGAATTATTTTCATTGATGAGATTGATAAGATTGCAAAGAAGCGCAATACAAGTCAGAGAGATGTCAGCGGAGAATCTGTGCAGCAGGGAATGCTGAAGCTTCTGGAAGGAGCAGAGGTGGAAGTTCCTGTTGGAGCGAACAGTAAGAATGCAATGGTGCCTCTGACTACGATTAATACAAAGAACATTTTATTTATCTGTGGCGGAGCGTTCCCGGATCTTGAGCAGATCATCAAAGAGCGTCTGACAAAGAAATCCTCCATTGGATTTATTGCAGATTTGAAAGATAAATATGACAATGAGAAGGATCTGATCTCAAAGGTTGAAGTGGAAGATCTTCGCAGCTTTGGAATGATTCCGGAATTTCTTGGTCGTCTTCCGATTGTATTCACGCTAAAAGGTCTTGACGAGGATATGCTTGTAAAGATTTTGAGAGAACCAAAGAATGCAATTTTGAAACAGTATCAGAAATTGCTGGAATTGGATGAAGTAAAACTTACATTCGAAGATGAGGCGCTTCATGCGATTGCACAGAAGGCGATGAAGAAAGATACAGGAGCCCGTGCGCTGCGTGCCATCATTGAAGAATTTATGTTAGATATTATGTATGAGATTCCGAAAGATGATAGTATCGGAGAAGTTACGATTACAAAAGCTTATATCGAAGGAACCGGAGGACCAATCATTACGCTGCGTGGTCAGGACAGACTGACCTGCCATTAG
- a CDS encoding 4Fe-4S binding protein has translation MDKKEKKHQRNYRLWFQAAWAAITNGYAAGFLKGRIFTGTSKAICVPGLNCYSCPGALGACPIGALQAVLGSRGFKVSSYVFGILMVFGAVFGRFICGWMCPFGLVQDLLYKIPIFRKQKNMPKDALLRKLKYIILLLFVILLPSLAVNVVGQGDPWFCKYICPSGTLLAGIPLISTNPLLRSAVGFLFSWKMLVLLIILFLSVKYYRPFCKYLCPLGAVYGAFHPIAFYRLKIDEGKCVGCGACVRTCPMGVDVINHPNSMECIRCGECMKACPTNAIQSTMSELRKKSPESVSK, from the coding sequence TTGGATAAGAAAGAAAAAAAGCATCAAAGAAATTATCGACTGTGGTTTCAGGCAGCATGGGCAGCAATTACTAACGGATATGCGGCAGGATTTTTGAAAGGAAGAATTTTTACCGGAACATCAAAGGCAATCTGTGTACCTGGGTTAAACTGTTATTCCTGTCCGGGAGCGCTGGGAGCCTGTCCGATCGGAGCGCTGCAGGCGGTGCTTGGAAGCCGCGGCTTTAAGGTGTCCAGCTATGTATTTGGAATCTTAATGGTATTTGGAGCGGTTTTCGGACGGTTTATCTGTGGGTGGATGTGTCCGTTCGGTCTTGTGCAAGACCTTCTTTATAAGATTCCGATTTTCCGAAAACAAAAAAACATGCCGAAAGATGCATTGCTTCGGAAACTAAAATATATCATTCTCCTTTTGTTTGTGATACTGCTTCCATCATTGGCAGTAAATGTGGTAGGGCAGGGCGATCCCTGGTTTTGTAAATACATTTGTCCGTCAGGAACATTACTGGCGGGAATTCCGCTCATCAGTACCAATCCTCTTTTGCGAAGTGCAGTTGGCTTCTTATTTAGTTGGAAAATGTTGGTGCTTTTGATCATTTTATTTTTGTCCGTAAAGTATTACAGACCATTTTGTAAGTATCTTTGTCCCCTCGGAGCAGTTTATGGCGCCTTTCATCCAATTGCATTTTACCGTTTAAAGATTGATGAAGGAAAATGCGTAGGATGCGGCGCCTGTGTCAGAACGTGTCCAATGGGAGTAGATGTAATCAATCATCCAAACAGTATGGAATGTATTCGGTGCGGTGAATGTATGAAAGCATGTCCTACCAATGCGATTCAGTCTACGATGTCTGAACTTAGGAAAAAAAGTCCTGAATCTGTTTCAAAATAA
- a CDS encoding signal peptidase II: MKPGKWMTASLSLSLIDQYVKEQVEERFCAGDEKKIAGSRIVWRRVENRGFALNLLDARPELVQKSSLAAVLLSGAYSGAVFLRKGHFFQKTGAMLLLGGALSNLYDRIWRGYVVDYIGFQTRWKKLTEITYNFGDFFIFSGMGMLLASCLKEKKK; encoded by the coding sequence ATGAAACCGGGGAAATGGATGACAGCATCTTTATCCCTGAGTCTGATAGATCAATATGTGAAAGAACAGGTAGAAGAGCGATTCTGCGCCGGTGATGAGAAGAAAATTGCCGGCAGCAGAATCGTTTGGCGCAGAGTGGAGAACAGAGGATTTGCATTAAATCTTTTAGATGCCAGGCCGGAACTGGTCCAGAAAAGTTCACTGGCGGCAGTTCTGCTCAGCGGAGCATACAGCGGCGCTGTATTTTTAAGAAAAGGTCATTTCTTTCAAAAGACAGGAGCGATGCTCCTGCTTGGCGGCGCGCTCAGCAATCTGTATGACAGAATCTGGCGGGGATATGTTGTGGATTATATTGGATTTCAGACTAGATGGAAGAAGCTGACAGAGATTACATATAATTTCGGTGATTTTTTTATCTTTTCCGGAATGGGTATGCTTCTGGCATCCTGTCTGAAGGAAAAAAAGAAATGA
- a CDS encoding thioredoxin, whose amino-acid sequence MPERRRKFAGKVVVAVGVLLILFGIWKGEPDTVWNKAANICMECIGIG is encoded by the coding sequence ATGCCGGAGCGTAGAAGAAAATTTGCAGGCAAAGTCGTGGTTGCAGTCGGAGTATTGCTGATTCTGTTTGGCATCTGGAAGGGAGAGCCGGATACGGTGTGGAACAAGGCTGCGAATATTTGTATGGAGTGTATTGGAATTGGATAA
- a CDS encoding M18 family aminopeptidase, which produces MNKTEMTKNMMNLLEKSTSAFHTVKAYEEELAANGFQKLELRDKWNLERGGKYIVNHHGTAVFAFTVGKDFVAEDGFRLAAAHGDFPGFRIKPNPDMKSEGYLILNTEVYGGVNLSSWMDRPLSVAGRVALKSDDIFHPTMRLIDCEDPIMVIPNSAIHLLRELGEKGAELNKQVHMAPVMGSCAVSGKEGAEFVQYLADKLGVAKEEILEYELNIYNPEKGCETGLSKELISAPRLDDVSSVFAIMEGMKAAEANSRGVQMGIVFDHEEIGSNSKQGAASTVLPTLLEKIYLSLGYERADYLSAIQDSLLCSVDVAQGVHPNYKEKYDPTNRPILNGGFCIKEASKQSYATDSEAVAIMQQLCDANKIPYQKCVNRSDMPSGGTLGSIASAVLPVRTIDMGIPLLSMHSSRELAGKEDIISLAECMKAFFTA; this is translated from the coding sequence ATGAATAAAACAGAGATGACAAAAAATATGATGAATCTATTAGAAAAATCCACATCTGCATTTCACACAGTGAAAGCGTATGAAGAAGAACTTGCTGCGAATGGATTTCAGAAGTTGGAACTCCGTGATAAATGGAATTTGGAGCGCGGAGGAAAATACATTGTGAATCACCATGGAACAGCAGTTTTTGCGTTCACAGTTGGTAAGGATTTTGTGGCAGAAGATGGATTCCGTCTGGCGGCAGCACACGGAGATTTTCCGGGATTCCGTATCAAACCGAATCCGGATATGAAATCAGAAGGATATTTGATTTTGAATACAGAAGTGTACGGCGGAGTGAATCTGTCAAGCTGGATGGATCGTCCATTAAGCGTTGCAGGAAGAGTTGCGTTAAAGAGCGATGATATTTTCCATCCAACGATGCGCCTCATTGACTGTGAAGATCCGATTATGGTGATTCCGAACAGTGCAATTCATTTGTTAAGAGAACTCGGTGAAAAAGGTGCAGAGTTGAATAAACAGGTACATATGGCGCCGGTAATGGGAAGCTGCGCTGTCAGCGGAAAAGAAGGGGCAGAATTCGTTCAGTATCTTGCAGATAAGCTTGGAGTTGCTAAAGAAGAAATTCTGGAATACGAACTGAATATTTATAATCCGGAGAAAGGGTGCGAAACAGGACTGAGTAAAGAATTGATTTCAGCTCCGAGATTGGATGATGTAAGTTCTGTTTTTGCAATTATGGAAGGAATGAAGGCAGCAGAAGCTAACAGCCGCGGCGTTCAGATGGGAATTGTATTTGACCATGAAGAAATCGGAAGCAATTCAAAACAGGGTGCAGCATCTACAGTACTTCCGACATTACTTGAGAAGATTTACCTTTCTCTTGGTTATGAACGGGCAGATTATTTATCTGCAATCCAGGATAGTCTTCTTTGCTCTGTTGATGTGGCTCAGGGGGTACATCCAAATTACAAAGAGAAATACGATCCGACGAACCGTCCGATCTTAAATGGTGGTTTCTGTATTAAAGAAGCGAGCAAACAGTCCTACGCGACAGACAGTGAAGCAGTTGCAATTATGCAGCAGCTTTGTGATGCAAATAAAATTCCGTATCAGAAATGTGTCAACCGTTCTGATATGCCATCTGGCGGCACACTTGGTTCGATTGCATCTGCGGTACTTCCGGTTCGTACGATTGATATGGGAATTCCGCTTCTTTCCATGCATTCTTCCAGAGAATTGGCAGGCAAAGAGGACATTATCAGTCTTGCAGAATGTATGAAAGCATTTTTTACTGCATAA
- the ligA gene encoding NAD-dependent DNA ligase LigA, whose amino-acid sequence MEDKRQRMLELVELLNRAGKAYYQGAEEIMSNQRYDQLYDELLGLEEELGITVSNSPTVNVGYEVLSELPKERHDSPMLSLDKTKEVEKLREFLGDQKALISWKMDGLTIVLTYRDGKLFKAVTRGNGEVGEVITNNARVFKNIPLQIAFQGELVLRGEAVIGYHDFQKINEEIEDVDARYKNPRNLCSGSVRQLNNEITAKRNVRFFAFTLVKADGETFENSRKKQMEWLEQQGFETVEYHEVTAGTIEEEVSWFEQQISHNDYPSDGLVLVYDDIAYGQSLGRTAKFPRDSFAFKWADELKETKLLEIEWSPSRTGLINPVAIFEPVELEGTTVSRASVHNISIMEELELGIGDQIQVYKANMIIPQIAENLTRSGVKDIPKVCPVCKGETEIRKLGEAKTLYCTNPDCQVKHMKSFALFVSRDALNIEGLSEATLEKFIARGFIRNYADLFHLDQFREEIQAMEGFGEKSYQRLIESAEKARKTTLAKVIYSLGIANVGLANAKVICRAFEEDPEKIICADAEALAAIDGIGSVIAGSFCDYFSSEIHVENFRNLLKEVSLTKENVDQSEQIFAGMNFVVTGSVHHFANRNEVKEVIEKRGGKVTGSVTSKTNYLINNDTQSSSSKNKKAKELGIPVISEEEFLELLGENN is encoded by the coding sequence ATGGAAGATAAGAGACAAAGAATGCTGGAGCTGGTGGAGCTTCTGAACAGAGCCGGGAAGGCTTACTACCAGGGTGCAGAAGAGATTATGAGCAACCAGAGATATGATCAGCTCTACGATGAATTGTTAGGATTAGAAGAAGAACTTGGGATTACGGTATCCAACAGTCCGACTGTAAATGTCGGATATGAAGTACTGAGCGAACTTCCAAAAGAACGTCATGATTCGCCGATGCTTTCTCTTGACAAGACGAAAGAGGTGGAAAAACTTCGGGAATTTCTCGGAGATCAGAAGGCGTTGATTTCCTGGAAAATGGATGGGCTGACTATCGTTCTCACTTATCGGGACGGAAAGCTTTTTAAGGCAGTTACAAGAGGAAATGGTGAAGTTGGCGAAGTCATTACGAATAATGCGAGAGTATTTAAGAATATTCCGCTTCAGATTGCCTTTCAGGGAGAGCTTGTACTCAGAGGAGAGGCCGTCATTGGCTATCATGACTTCCAGAAGATTAATGAAGAAATTGAAGATGTGGATGCCCGCTATAAAAATCCGAGAAACTTGTGCAGTGGAAGCGTACGTCAGCTGAACAATGAGATTACAGCGAAGAGAAATGTAAGATTTTTTGCATTTACACTTGTGAAAGCAGACGGGGAAACTTTTGAGAATTCCAGAAAGAAACAGATGGAATGGTTAGAGCAGCAGGGCTTTGAAACGGTGGAGTACCATGAGGTTACTGCCGGGACGATTGAAGAAGAAGTGAGCTGGTTTGAACAGCAGATTTCCCACAATGATTATCCTTCAGATGGACTAGTACTTGTATATGACGATATTGCTTACGGCCAGTCACTCGGGAGAACGGCAAAATTTCCAAGAGATTCCTTTGCTTTTAAGTGGGCGGATGAACTGAAGGAAACGAAATTGCTTGAGATTGAATGGAGTCCTTCGAGAACAGGACTCATTAATCCGGTAGCAATCTTTGAACCGGTGGAACTGGAAGGAACAACGGTAAGCCGTGCCAGTGTGCATAATATCAGTATTATGGAAGAACTGGAGCTTGGAATCGGGGATCAGATCCAAGTATATAAGGCGAATATGATTATCCCACAGATTGCAGAGAATCTGACAAGAAGCGGGGTAAAAGACATTCCGAAAGTATGTCCGGTCTGCAAGGGAGAAACAGAGATCCGAAAGTTAGGAGAGGCAAAAACACTTTACTGTACGAATCCGGATTGCCAGGTAAAACATATGAAGTCGTTTGCACTTTTTGTAAGCAGAGATGCACTGAATATTGAAGGACTCTCAGAGGCTACGCTGGAGAAATTCATTGCGAGAGGATTTATTCGCAACTATGCAGATCTGTTCCATTTGGACCAATTTCGCGAGGAAATACAGGCGATGGAAGGATTTGGGGAAAAATCTTATCAGCGTCTCATTGAAAGTGCAGAGAAAGCGAGAAAGACAACTCTTGCAAAAGTAATCTACAGTTTGGGGATTGCAAATGTAGGTCTGGCAAATGCAAAGGTCATCTGCCGTGCATTTGAGGAAGATCCGGAGAAGATTATCTGTGCAGACGCAGAGGCACTTGCCGCTATAGATGGAATCGGAAGTGTTATTGCAGGAAGTTTTTGCGATTATTTTTCATCAGAGATCCATGTGGAAAATTTCCGGAATCTGTTGAAAGAAGTATCTCTTACGAAGGAAAATGTGGATCAGTCCGAGCAGATTTTTGCGGGAATGAATTTTGTTGTGACCGGAAGCGTTCATCACTTTGCGAATCGAAATGAGGTGAAAGAGGTCATCGAAAAGAGAGGCGGAAAGGTAACAGGATCGGTCACTTCCAAAACAAATTATCTGATCAATAATGATACACAATCTTCTTCATCAAAAAATAAAAAAGCAAAAGAACTTGGAATCCCGGTAATTTCAGAAGAAGAGTTTCTGGAATTACTCGGAGAAAACAATTAG
- a CDS encoding zinc ribbon domain-containing protein, which produces MKFSWDDVEQLGKRVADTLYDAADTVGKKTGEVVETQKLKNQIYTMRRENAKDWLEMGRSLYEAYKNGEAHSEDFHEICEKIREREEEILACEKKVSEMKGEARCANCHEAVQKGMNFCPFCGTKVETEEDIFEEEDTTEETIAEEEAAAAEEEIFEEENLEEIRAAYEQSLADEVSALDGKEGDL; this is translated from the coding sequence ATGAAATTTAGTTGGGATGACGTGGAACAGTTAGGAAAAAGAGTTGCAGATACACTTTATGATGCAGCAGATACTGTCGGAAAGAAGACGGGAGAAGTTGTAGAGACACAGAAACTGAAGAATCAGATCTATACAATGCGCCGTGAGAATGCCAAAGACTGGCTTGAGATGGGAAGAAGTCTCTATGAAGCTTATAAAAATGGCGAAGCACATTCAGAAGACTTCCATGAGATTTGTGAGAAGATCCGAGAGCGGGAAGAAGAAATCCTTGCATGTGAGAAGAAAGTGTCCGAAATGAAGGGAGAGGCACGGTGTGCAAATTGTCACGAGGCTGTTCAAAAAGGAATGAATTTCTGCCCATTCTGTGGTACAAAGGTAGAGACAGAAGAAGATATCTTTGAAGAAGAAGACACTACAGAAGAAACGATTGCGGAAGAAGAAGCGGCTGCGGCAGAGGAAGAGATCTTCGAAGAAGAGAATTTGGAAGAGATTCGGGCAGCATATGAGCAGTCACTGGCTGATGAGGTTTCTGCTTTAGACGGCAAAGAAGGAGATTTGTAA
- a CDS encoding pseudouridine synthase — MQEVRLNKFLAEAGVCSRREADRLIAAGQVTVDGKRAETGMKVLPTQEIRVGKKTVQKVEKRILLIVNKPVGIVCTEEKREKNNIIKFLNYPSRITYAGRLDKDSEGLLLMTNDGDIINKMMRAGNRHEKEYIVTVDKPVTAAFLRAMSEGVKILDTVTRPCKTEQLSKYRFRIILTQGLNRQIRRMCEALGFEVKKLQRIRVMNLTLGELKPGAYREVTAEEEAELMKLLADSKNETVIDEAAIREREQIQRMLRQQQRGKYGR, encoded by the coding sequence ATGCAGGAAGTACGATTGAATAAATTTCTGGCAGAGGCCGGCGTCTGTTCCAGGAGAGAGGCAGACCGGCTGATTGCTGCCGGACAGGTAACTGTGGATGGAAAGCGCGCAGAAACCGGAATGAAAGTACTGCCGACACAGGAAATCCGTGTCGGAAAGAAGACAGTACAGAAGGTGGAGAAGAGAATCCTTTTAATTGTGAACAAACCGGTGGGGATTGTATGCACCGAGGAGAAACGGGAGAAGAATAATATTATTAAGTTTCTTAACTATCCTTCACGAATTACTTATGCAGGAAGACTTGATAAAGATTCGGAAGGGCTGCTTCTGATGACGAATGACGGCGATATTATTAATAAAATGATGCGTGCCGGAAACCGACATGAAAAAGAATACATTGTGACTGTGGACAAACCGGTAACAGCAGCATTTCTCCGGGCAATGTCAGAGGGAGTAAAAATACTTGATACGGTGACAAGACCATGCAAAACAGAGCAGTTGAGCAAATACCGTTTTCGCATTATTCTGACGCAGGGATTGAATCGTCAGATTCGAAGAATGTGTGAGGCATTGGGATTCGAAGTAAAGAAATTGCAGAGGATCCGGGTAATGAATCTGACACTGGGAGAGCTAAAGCCTGGAGCTTATCGCGAAGTAACTGCTGAGGAAGAAGCGGAATTGATGAAGCTTTTGGCAGACTCGAAGAATGAAACTGTGATTGACGAAGCAGCAATCCGGGAACGAGAACAGATTCAAAGAATGTTAAGACAGCAGCAGAGAGGAAAGTATGGAAGATAA
- a CDS encoding glycerate kinase, which produces MKVVVAVDSFKGSMTSMEAARAVRDGILAADPKTYIVIKPLADGGEGTTDALIEGMHGEKVRITVTGPYGEKIHSYYGYLPEKKTAVIEMAAAAGITLSDKRDPMQATTYGVGEMISDAIDRGCCDIIMGIGGSATTDGGIGMMKALGIQFLDENGNDVGEGAQALFRVRKIQTEGVHPFLSKVRFQIACDVTNPLCGPQGAVYVFGPQKGVTEEIKAMLDEAMNRYAAVVESTLGIRCRDIPGAGAAGGLGFACLAFLNAVLTPGIDLVLNAVDLESELLDADIVVTGEGRLDEQTAMGKAPVGVAKRAKKYGAKVIAFAGSVTEGAGACNKEGIDAFFPIVRGVTTLDEAMSKETAMANMRAASEQVFHLFRETSRTIR; this is translated from the coding sequence ATGAAAGTTGTAGTGGCAGTAGATTCCTTTAAGGGGAGTATGACATCAATGGAAGCTGCGAGAGCGGTTCGTGATGGCATTTTGGCGGCAGATCCGAAAACTTATATTGTAATAAAACCATTGGCAGATGGAGGAGAAGGTACAACAGATGCATTGATTGAAGGAATGCATGGCGAAAAGGTAAGAATAACAGTGACAGGACCATATGGAGAGAAAATACATAGTTATTATGGATATCTTCCGGAGAAAAAAACAGCAGTCATAGAAATGGCTGCTGCAGCAGGGATTACGCTTTCTGATAAGAGAGATCCGATGCAGGCTACAACTTACGGCGTAGGAGAAATGATTTCGGATGCCATTGACCGCGGATGTTGTGATATTATTATGGGAATTGGCGGAAGTGCGACAACGGACGGCGGGATTGGAATGATGAAAGCACTTGGTATTCAGTTTCTGGATGAGAATGGAAATGATGTGGGAGAAGGAGCTCAGGCGCTCTTTCGGGTGCGAAAGATTCAGACAGAGGGAGTTCATCCGTTTCTTTCAAAGGTGCGTTTTCAGATTGCCTGTGATGTAACAAATCCACTTTGTGGTCCACAAGGAGCTGTGTATGTGTTTGGTCCGCAAAAAGGAGTGACAGAGGAGATAAAGGCGATGCTCGATGAAGCAATGAATCGGTATGCTGCTGTGGTTGAGAGTACGCTTGGAATCCGCTGTAGAGATATTCCGGGAGCAGGTGCAGCGGGAGGTTTGGGGTTTGCATGTCTGGCTTTTCTAAATGCAGTGCTTACGCCGGGAATTGATCTTGTTTTAAATGCAGTAGATCTGGAGTCGGAATTGTTGGATGCAGATATTGTTGTTACCGGAGAAGGAAGGCTTGATGAGCAGACAGCTATGGGAAAAGCACCGGTTGGCGTAGCCAAACGGGCTAAAAAGTATGGGGCCAAAGTCATTGCATTTGCAGGAAGTGTTACAGAAGGAGCGGGAGCATGCAATAAAGAGGGAATTGATGCTTTCTTCCCAATTGTACGAGGTGTAACAACACTTGATGAGGCAATGAGCAAAGAAACGGCAATGGCAAATATGCGAGCAGCTTCAGAGCAGGTATTTCATTTGTTCAGAGAAACATCGCGCACTATTCGTTGA
- a CDS encoding TlpA family protein disulfide reductase yields the protein MEKKNKIILIGCIICVCVAAAVMVFVNQDAKKAEEGKRLPGTTKEAVKPFGEFEVTDLDGKKVDKSIFQEADVTMVNVWATFCNPCLEEMPYLAELSKEYDSKNVQIIGLCLDTIQPDGKINEENVSLAKEAVAATGADYLHLIPSMELYVGLYEYVPGVPTTFFVDQEGKLLGETVTGAKSKEDWAALLEEKLAMIQGEK from the coding sequence ATGGAAAAAAAGAATAAAATCATTCTAATAGGATGTATTATATGTGTGTGTGTTGCTGCGGCAGTCATGGTGTTTGTGAATCAGGATGCAAAAAAAGCTGAAGAAGGAAAGCGTCTTCCTGGTACAACGAAAGAAGCTGTGAAACCTTTTGGAGAATTTGAAGTAACCGATTTGGATGGAAAAAAGGTAGATAAAAGTATTTTCCAGGAAGCAGATGTGACAATGGTTAATGTCTGGGCAACTTTTTGCAATCCATGTCTGGAGGAAATGCCATATCTGGCAGAACTAAGCAAAGAGTATGACAGCAAGAATGTACAGATTATCGGACTTTGCCTTGATACCATTCAGCCGGATGGAAAGATAAATGAGGAAAATGTTTCGCTCGCCAAAGAAGCAGTGGCGGCAACGGGGGCAGATTATCTGCATTTGATTCCAAGTATGGAGCTGTATGTTGGATTGTATGAATATGTGCCGGGAGTTCCGACAACCTTTTTTGTAGATCAGGAGGGAAAACTTCTCGGAGAGACGGTAACCGGTGCAAAAAGTAAAGAAGACTGGGCAGCGCTTCTTGAAGAGAAGCTTGCAATGATACAGGGGGAAAAATAA
- the trxA gene encoding thioredoxin gives MAALHFTKENFQQEVMEEKGLVLVDFWAPWCGPCQMFGPIVDEAADKFAGKVKIGKVNVDEDKELAKQFRVFSIPTVILVKDGEKVHQSAGAMQPAELEALLNEHLA, from the coding sequence ATGGCAGCATTACATTTTACAAAAGAAAACTTTCAGCAGGAAGTAATGGAAGAAAAAGGGCTTGTTTTAGTTGACTTTTGGGCGCCGTGGTGCGGACCTTGCCAGATGTTCGGCCCGATCGTAGATGAGGCGGCGGATAAATTTGCCGGCAAAGTTAAAATCGGCAAAGTAAATGTGGATGAGGATAAAGAACTGGCAAAACAGTTTCGTGTGTTCAGTATTCCGACCGTGATACTTGTAAAAGATGGAGAGAAAGTACACCAGAGTGCAGGGGCAATGCAGCCGGCGGAACTGGAAGCGCTTTTGAATGAACATTTAGCTTAA